From one Lolium rigidum isolate FL_2022 chromosome 4, APGP_CSIRO_Lrig_0.1, whole genome shotgun sequence genomic stretch:
- the LOC124646531 gene encoding histone H2B.1-like, translating to MAPKAEKKPAAKKPAEEEPASEPAAKAPAAKKPKAGKSLPAGKTAAKEGGGVDKKSKKKNKKSVETYKIYIFKVLKQVHPDIGISSKAMSIMNSFINDIFEKLAGESAKLARYNKKPTITSREIQTSVRLVLPGELAKHAVSEGTKAVTKFTSA from the coding sequence ATGGCGCCCAAGGCGGAGAAGAAGCCGGCGGCGAAGAAGCCCGCTGAGGAGGAGCCAGCGTCGGAGCCGGCCGCGAAGGCGCCCGCCGCGAAGAAGCCCAAGGCTGGGAAGAGCCTGCCCGCGGGGAAGACCGCGGCCAAGGAGGGCGGCGGCGTGGACAAGAagtcgaagaagaagaacaagaagtccGTCGAGACGTACAAGATCTACATCTTCAAGGTGCTCAAGCAGGTGCACCCCGACATCGGCATCTCCTCCAAGGCCATGTCCATCATGAACTCCTTcatcaacgacatcttcgagaaattgGCTGGCGAGTCCGCCAAGCTCGCCCGCTACAACAAGAAGCCCACCATCACCTCCCGGGAGATCCAGACCTCGGTGCGCCTCGTCCTCCCCGGGGAGCTCGCCAAGCACGCCGTCTCTGAGGGCACCAAGGCCGTCACCAAGTTCACCTCCGCTTAG